A single Methanolobus sp. ZRKC5 DNA region contains:
- a CDS encoding PAS domain-containing protein has protein sequence MHGATSSALDPVDKKLEAVYNSSPVISFLWNAEGKWPVESISANITRLGYTPEDFTTGKLVYGDIVHPDDIDRILLEVKKHSEKKNTSYFSLNYRILTKSGEVRWVTERSFINRDIKGNITHFQGILIDNTELEKTERELLETGQKYQIIIERSPVGLLYFDENGLITHCNKSCSDVIGAPAEKIIGFNVLSSLNDEKLRSAIDVVFLGNPGYYEGEYVSSISGKTMMIKASFSPVMDDDGSLMGGIGIMEDVASRKKAQETIHLNEMRLEALLKLYQMQDSPLHEIAEYAIQNAAELTNSKIGYLEFLNEEKNMLETYQWPSDLNDYFGEEPFMHPVKSTGFWGEAIRERKAVIVNKDYDSERVDDIYPGTNDEILRHITIPVFENDQVVAVAGVANKVLDYNESDALQLTLLMEGMWKLVQYKKTKDVLSEALRMRRMLESIMSSSPAIVFLWKPEQDWPVEFVSENIEQFGYTVSDFISGKIIYGDIIHPSDLQRVRDEVERASREGFSDFSQEYRILTKSDEIRWIDERTLLHYDENGMVDYLQGIIVDITERKHANNFMRIECDLDNVLGETAGLEETFEKLLDFTLEAKAIDSGIIYMIDQITGDFNAVAHQNLSEKFVASLSHFGSNTLIARLFTTGYPVYKYFAEINTMVHGEDHDSEGLQAMAFIPVKFNDKMVAAIVLGSHTELEIPANSRNLIETVANQVGIIISRIKMDSGSQKSKNNLNSLLDALDEIVFIMDIEGSILHVNEALIRNLNYSEKDLEMKDFLMLYPEDWEDDVLSNLDEIMSGKSSTCEIPLVSKEGILVPVKSKFKISDWGGQDVLIAISSITKELGS, from the coding sequence ATGCATGGGGCAACGTCGTCTGCTCTTGATCCTGTTGACAAAAAACTGGAAGCTGTTTACAATAGTAGCCCGGTTATATCTTTTCTGTGGAATGCAGAAGGTAAATGGCCTGTTGAATCTATATCCGCAAACATTACCCGGTTAGGGTATACACCTGAAGACTTTACCACAGGGAAGTTGGTTTACGGTGATATTGTCCATCCTGATGATATTGACAGAATCCTTCTAGAGGTGAAGAAACATTCTGAGAAAAAGAATACCTCTTATTTTTCTCTTAATTATCGCATACTGACAAAATCAGGTGAAGTGCGCTGGGTGACCGAGAGGTCATTTATAAACAGGGATATAAAAGGCAATATCACTCATTTCCAGGGTATACTTATTGATAATACCGAGCTTGAGAAAACTGAGAGAGAACTGCTGGAAACCGGACAAAAATATCAGATAATAATTGAAAGGTCTCCTGTGGGTCTCCTCTATTTTGACGAAAATGGCCTTATTACCCACTGTAATAAGAGCTGTTCGGATGTTATTGGTGCACCTGCGGAGAAGATAATTGGTTTCAATGTTCTTTCATCGTTAAATGATGAAAAATTAAGGAGTGCTATTGATGTTGTTTTCCTGGGAAATCCTGGTTATTATGAAGGTGAGTATGTTTCCAGCATAAGTGGGAAAACAATGATGATCAAGGCAAGTTTTTCTCCTGTGATGGATGATGACGGATCTTTGATGGGGGGCATCGGAATAATGGAAGACGTTGCATCCAGAAAGAAAGCCCAGGAAACTATCCATCTGAATGAGATGCGTCTTGAAGCTCTCCTGAAATTATATCAGATGCAGGATTCCCCGTTGCACGAGATTGCTGAGTATGCCATCCAGAATGCTGCAGAGCTTACCAATAGCAAAATAGGTTATCTTGAATTTTTGAATGAAGAAAAGAATATGCTTGAAACATATCAGTGGCCTAGCGATCTTAATGATTATTTTGGTGAAGAACCTTTTATGCATCCTGTAAAATCTACAGGTTTTTGGGGTGAAGCTATACGTGAACGCAAAGCTGTTATTGTCAATAAGGATTATGATTCTGAACGTGTTGATGATATATATCCTGGAACAAATGATGAAATATTGCGACACATAACGATTCCTGTATTTGAAAATGACCAGGTAGTTGCAGTTGCCGGGGTGGCGAACAAAGTATTGGATTATAATGAATCCGATGCCCTCCAGTTAACCCTCCTAATGGAAGGTATGTGGAAACTTGTGCAGTACAAGAAAACAAAAGATGTTCTTTCTGAAGCACTCAGGATGCGTCGGATGCTTGAATCCATCATGAGTTCAAGTCCTGCAATAGTATTTCTTTGGAAGCCTGAGCAAGACTGGCCTGTGGAATTTGTTTCTGAGAACATTGAGCAGTTTGGCTACACTGTTTCAGATTTTATTTCAGGCAAGATCATTTATGGTGATATTATTCACCCCTCTGACCTGCAAAGAGTACGAGATGAAGTAGAAAGAGCTTCAAGGGAAGGTTTTTCGGATTTCAGCCAGGAATACAGGATACTGACAAAATCAGATGAAATAAGATGGATCGATGAAAGAACCCTGCTTCATTATGATGAGAACGGTATGGTAGATTACCTGCAGGGTATTATTGTCGATATAACTGAACGCAAGCATGCTAATAATTTCATGCGTATTGAGTGTGACCTTGACAATGTTCTGGGGGAGACTGCAGGTCTTGAGGAAACATTTGAGAAGCTGCTTGATTTTACACTTGAGGCCAAAGCAATAGATTCCGGTATCATCTACATGATCGACCAGATAACTGGTGATTTTAATGCAGTTGCTCATCAGAATCTTTCAGAAAAATTCGTGGCTTCATTATCTCATTTTGGTTCGAACACACTAATAGCACGTCTTTTCACCACAGGTTATCCGGTATACAAATATTTCGCTGAGATCAACACGATGGTGCATGGCGAGGACCATGATTCTGAAGGGTTGCAGGCAATGGCGTTCATACCTGTCAAATTTAATGATAAAATGGTTGCAGCTATTGTTCTTGGTTCGCATACAGAACTTGAGATACCGGCAAATTCAAGGAATCTTATAGAAACAGTTGCAAATCAGGTAGGCATCATAATATCCAGAATAAAAATGGATTCAGGTTCCCAGAAAAGTAAAAACAATCTAAATTCCCTGCTTGACGCCCTTGATGAGATTGTATTTATTATGGATATCGAGGGGAGTATCCTTCATGTAAATGAAGCTTTGATCAGAAACCTGAACTATTCTGAAAAAGACCTTGAAATGAAAGATTTCCTAATGCTTTATCCTGAAGACTGGGAGGATGATGTTCTCTCAAATCTTGATGAGATAATGTCAGGTAAATCATCCACTTGTGAGATTCCTCTGGTGAGTAAGGAAGGAATCCTTGTTCCAGTCAAGTCAAAGTTTAAAATTAGTGATTGGGGAGGACAGGATGTCCTCATAGCCATTTCTTCCATTACAAAGGAGCTAGGTTCTTAA
- a CDS encoding hydantoinase/oxoprolinase family protein, which yields MNYSLGIDAGGTYTDAVLLRDDDETILQSSKALTTYPNPLEGIKQSIDGLDPIRLQDVKVVSVSTTLSTNSILEGTGSPVAMILIGNYDIKQELPTKHFLQVSGGHDHNGIETDDLDIESIKDFTLKVKDKVSAFAISSYFSVRNHDHELKAKEMIIELTGRPVVCSYELSQDLGAFERAVTAFLNAQLIPVTERFMTTVEAEIKSRGIDAKIFMLKCDGSVIGIQSALKKPIESIFSGPAGSLVGASFLAKRETCAVIDVGGTSTDISVIHNGVPDMSDSGAVVGGWKTRVKAIRMETSAMGGDSHVWVKGKDINIGPRRVIPLCRAAVLYPDFLEQLKTNPIPSKIRMGINYQPTKFYLRTDYEELEASEEEKEILNAIKKNPTSTTEIFNRIKKYPSSAILDSLIQKRLLQPIGFTLTDALHVLGEYTERNVEAANTGADLLSSIVDMDRYEFARHIKKEFAKNMACDLISFFLEGVEKKEIRKIFDIQSPAKFKVDVPVVLIGGPVAAFVEDIQEILDAEIILPEYSSVGNAAGALAAKGIRRFEVLIRPASMAAPDWEFLVFSEHGKDNFYEYQEALDFAVTMGENTVLNYMKDAGLDSNHIKIDVKKEEIIPLGWKTPMETKLVVLGVGNRNTEQDCC from the coding sequence ATGAATTATAGCCTTGGCATAGATGCGGGAGGAACGTACACAGATGCAGTCCTCCTAAGAGATGATGATGAAACCATACTTCAATCCAGCAAAGCATTGACAACCTATCCTAATCCACTGGAAGGAATAAAACAATCTATTGACGGATTAGACCCCATACGCCTCCAAGATGTGAAAGTTGTGTCTGTTTCAACTACGCTTTCCACAAACAGTATACTTGAAGGTACCGGCTCCCCTGTTGCCATGATACTTATTGGAAATTATGATATCAAACAAGAACTTCCAACAAAACATTTTTTACAGGTTAGCGGAGGTCATGACCATAATGGTATTGAAACCGATGATCTGGACATCGAATCTATCAAAGACTTTACATTAAAGGTCAAGGACAAGGTTTCAGCTTTTGCAATATCTTCATACTTTAGTGTGAGGAACCATGATCATGAACTGAAAGCAAAAGAAATGATAATAGAACTTACAGGCCGTCCTGTAGTCTGCAGCTATGAGCTCTCCCAAGATCTCGGAGCTTTTGAAAGAGCTGTAACAGCATTCCTGAATGCACAATTGATACCTGTAACTGAGAGATTCATGACAACCGTTGAAGCGGAAATAAAGTCAAGGGGAATTGATGCAAAGATATTCATGCTTAAGTGTGACGGATCTGTCATTGGTATCCAAAGTGCCCTCAAAAAACCAATTGAATCCATTTTTTCAGGACCTGCCGGAAGTCTTGTAGGGGCTTCATTCCTTGCAAAAAGAGAAACATGTGCCGTCATAGATGTAGGAGGCACCAGCACAGACATTTCAGTGATACACAATGGAGTTCCTGATATGAGCGATTCTGGTGCTGTTGTTGGCGGATGGAAAACCAGGGTCAAAGCCATACGTATGGAAACATCAGCAATGGGAGGAGATAGCCACGTATGGGTAAAAGGTAAAGATATCAACATCGGTCCCAGAAGGGTCATCCCTCTGTGCAGAGCTGCTGTGCTCTACCCGGATTTCCTTGAACAACTCAAAACAAATCCCATCCCTTCAAAGATACGCATGGGCATCAATTATCAGCCGACAAAATTCTACCTGAGAACAGATTATGAGGAACTGGAGGCCAGCGAAGAGGAAAAAGAAATACTTAACGCCATAAAAAAGAATCCTACATCGACCACGGAGATATTCAACCGGATAAAAAAATACCCTTCCAGCGCCATATTGGATAGCCTCATACAAAAAAGACTATTGCAGCCTATAGGTTTCACACTCACTGATGCACTACATGTACTTGGCGAGTACACGGAAAGAAATGTCGAAGCCGCAAATACAGGTGCTGATCTGCTTTCTTCAATTGTAGATATGGACAGATATGAATTTGCCAGACATATCAAAAAAGAGTTTGCAAAAAACATGGCATGTGACCTCATATCGTTCTTCCTTGAAGGAGTGGAGAAAAAAGAAATAAGGAAGATATTTGATATCCAATCACCCGCAAAGTTCAAAGTAGATGTTCCTGTTGTATTAATTGGAGGGCCTGTAGCTGCTTTTGTAGAAGACATACAAGAAATACTGGATGCAGAAATCATCCTTCCTGAATATTCCAGTGTAGGAAACGCTGCCGGCGCACTAGCTGCAAAAGGTATCAGAAGATTTGAAGTGCTTATTAGACCTGCTTCAATGGCAGCTCCTGACTGGGAATTCCTTGTGTTCTCTGAACATGGAAAAGATAATTTCTATGAATACCAGGAGGCTCTTGACTTTGCAGTTACCATGGGGGAGAACACAGTTCTCAACTACATGAAAGATGCCGGGCTTGATTCTAATCACATAAAAATAGATGTTAAAAAAGAGGAAATCATTCCATTGGGATGGAAAACACCAATGGAAACAAAGCTTGTAGTGCTTGGAGTTGGTAACAGGAACACCGAACAGGATTGTTGTTAA
- a CDS encoding B12-binding domain-containing protein, protein MATNEEIIAKAKAAILDFDNDACVAVAQESLDAGMDPADLINNGFTAAMNEVGDQFEAGTLFLPHVIAASEAMSAGVAILTPELERLGSETASKGKVVIGTIEGDIHSIGKDIVATMLKIAGFQVTDLGRDVAIKNYVEKAKEIGADVVASSALMTTTMVSQIQIEEQLKEAGIRDSLKTMVGGAPVTQDWATKIGADLYGENATDVVAKMNALF, encoded by the coding sequence ATGGCAACTAATGAAGAGATTATCGCAAAAGCAAAAGCAGCGATTTTAGATTTTGACAATGATGCATGTGTAGCAGTCGCACAGGAATCTTTGGATGCAGGAATGGATCCTGCTGATCTTATCAATAATGGATTCACCGCTGCAATGAACGAAGTAGGAGACCAGTTCGAAGCAGGAACACTTTTCCTTCCTCACGTAATAGCAGCATCTGAAGCAATGAGCGCAGGTGTAGCTATCCTTACCCCTGAACTTGAAAGACTTGGTTCAGAAACTGCAAGCAAGGGAAAGGTCGTAATCGGTACAATTGAGGGAGATATCCACTCAATCGGAAAAGATATCGTCGCAACAATGCTCAAGATCGCAGGATTCCAGGTCACTGACCTTGGAAGAGATGTCGCTATCAAAAACTACGTAGAGAAAGCAAAAGAAATCGGTGCAGATGTAGTAGCTTCTTCAGCTCTGATGACCACCACAATGGTCAGCCAGATACAGATAGAAGAACAGCTTAAGGAAGCAGGCATTCGTGACTCTCTTAAGACAATGGTTGGCGGTGCTCCTGTTACACAGGACTGGGCAACCAAAATCGGTGCAGATCTCTACGGAGAGAATGCAACTGATGTAGTAGCAAAAATGAACGCACTCTTCTGA
- a CDS encoding DMT family transporter: MDLKLLKTQEHKRRVKFGYMWALFCAVLWGLWYIPGTVIWVLNPFDEMYGEIAATSGDGIALVIVAVLITAFNALTVMLALLVWNGALGKFGEMKRTLKEFHPCSKWFFLASIFGGPMAILGSFIAMGFVGGAFAAVAALMYPVVGSILASKWYGEKISKRAFLGIGFIILGGFTIFGGGVLSELGSGNVAWIGYLGGLMAAAGWGIEGAIAGKGLDIAEPDVGLTLRFVGENIIWWIIAVPLLAIAGFPMFKYALLAFEPMTLLVLIFAGITFGFCYVTWYKSFPLIGVGRGQGIGNLYGLFAVIFIFLFFGDVPGWTILLGGALCLAGSTIMFSEDTGEMESLRGD; this comes from the coding sequence GTGGATTTGAAATTATTAAAAACGCAGGAGCATAAGCGCCGAGTAAAATTCGGTTACATGTGGGCTTTGTTTTGTGCGGTTCTTTGGGGTCTGTGGTATATCCCTGGTACTGTAATATGGGTGCTTAATCCTTTTGATGAAATGTATGGTGAAATAGCCGCTACAAGCGGTGACGGAATAGCACTGGTAATAGTGGCCGTACTCATCACTGCATTCAATGCGTTAACTGTTATGCTAGCCCTTTTGGTTTGGAATGGTGCTCTTGGTAAGTTCGGAGAAATGAAGAGGACCTTGAAAGAATTCCATCCTTGTTCTAAGTGGTTCTTCCTTGCATCTATTTTCGGTGGTCCTATGGCTATACTGGGATCATTTATTGCTATGGGCTTTGTCGGTGGTGCTTTCGCAGCAGTTGCAGCACTTATGTATCCTGTAGTAGGTTCTATACTTGCTTCTAAATGGTATGGCGAAAAGATTTCCAAGCGTGCTTTCCTTGGTATTGGTTTCATCATTCTCGGTGGTTTCACCATATTTGGTGGAGGTGTGCTTTCAGAACTTGGTAGTGGTAATGTTGCATGGATCGGTTACCTTGGTGGACTTATGGCAGCTGCAGGCTGGGGTATTGAAGGTGCTATCGCAGGTAAGGGTCTTGATATCGCAGAACCTGACGTTGGTCTTACACTGAGATTCGTTGGTGAAAATATCATTTGGTGGATCATTGCTGTTCCTCTGCTTGCTATCGCAGGATTCCCAATGTTCAAGTATGCACTTCTTGCATTCGAACCAATGACACTTCTCGTACTGATATTCGCAGGTATTACATTTGGTTTCTGTTACGTTACCTGGTACAAGTCTTTCCCACTGATCGGTGTAGGAAGAGGTCAGGGTATTGGAAACCTCTACGGTCTGTTCGCTGTTATATTCATATTCCTCTTCTTCGGAGATGTTCCTGGATGGACTATCCTGCTTGGAGGTGCCCTGTGTCTTGCTGGTAGTACTATAATGTTCTCTGAAGACACTGGTGAAATGGAATCATTGAGAGGTGATTAA
- the mtbC gene encoding dimethylamine corrinoid protein MtbC — MSKEEMFKELSDAVITCKNDVVTAAVEKARSEGISAPEIIEKGLAAGMNEVGIRFERGKLFLPHVMMAAGAMEAGVALLEADMPADAASKKLGVIVNGTVEGDVHDIGKSIVSTMLQSAGFEVHDIGRDVPLQNFIDKIKETNANMVGMSALMTTTLGAQKEVIEMLKENGLRDGIKVMVGGAPATEAWAEKIGADCYAENASEAVIKAKELLL; from the coding sequence ATGAGCAAAGAAGAAATGTTCAAAGAATTATCAGATGCAGTTATCACATGCAAGAATGATGTTGTAACAGCAGCTGTAGAGAAAGCAAGAAGTGAAGGTATTTCAGCTCCCGAGATCATCGAGAAAGGTCTTGCAGCAGGAATGAATGAAGTTGGTATCCGTTTTGAGAGAGGTAAGTTATTCCTTCCTCATGTAATGATGGCTGCAGGCGCAATGGAAGCAGGTGTCGCTCTCCTTGAAGCAGATATGCCAGCAGATGCTGCAAGCAAGAAGCTCGGTGTTATAGTAAACGGTACTGTCGAAGGCGACGTCCATGACATTGGCAAGTCCATTGTCTCAACCATGCTTCAATCAGCAGGTTTTGAAGTCCACGATATCGGCAGAGATGTTCCTCTTCAGAATTTCATTGACAAGATCAAAGAAACCAACGCAAACATGGTAGGAATGTCTGCGCTTATGACAACCACTCTCGGTGCCCAGAAAGAAGTCATTGAGATGCTCAAGGAGAATGGTCTTAGAGATGGTATCAAGGTAATGGTCGGCGGTGCTCCAGCAACAGAAGCATGGGCTGAAAAGATCGGTGCAGACTGCTATGCAGAGAATGCCAGTGAAGCTGTTATAAAAGCTAAGGAACTCCTGCTTTAA
- a CDS encoding methyltransferase cognate corrinoid protein, which produces MSNQEMLDKLRDIIVTQNINGSAAATQEALDSGLTAVEIINGGLSVGMKIIGDKFEAAEVYLPQIMMSAKAMNAAMEILVPILAEEKGADDEGVGLAITYVQEGDIHDIGHRLVTTMLGANGFRILDMGVDVPNDDIVTEVAKNKGKKVILVGSALMTTSMLGQKDTVEMLTEEGLRDDVKIMFGGAPVSDGWIAEIGADATAENAADAARVALEIMK; this is translated from the coding sequence ATGTCAAACCAGGAAATGTTAGACAAACTCAGAGATATAATCGTTACCCAGAACATCAACGGCAGTGCAGCAGCTACCCAGGAAGCTCTTGACAGCGGACTCACTGCAGTTGAGATCATCAATGGCGGTCTTTCAGTAGGTATGAAGATCATAGGAGATAAATTTGAAGCAGCAGAAGTATACCTTCCACAGATCATGATGTCTGCAAAGGCAATGAATGCTGCAATGGAAATTTTAGTTCCTATACTTGCAGAAGAAAAGGGAGCAGATGATGAAGGTGTAGGTCTTGCTATCACTTACGTACAGGAAGGCGACATTCATGATATCGGTCACCGCCTTGTAACAACAATGCTTGGTGCAAACGGCTTTAGGATCCTTGATATGGGAGTAGATGTTCCAAACGATGATATCGTTACAGAAGTTGCAAAGAACAAGGGCAAGAAGGTCATCCTCGTAGGCTCAGCACTTATGACAACATCCATGCTTGGTCAGAAGGACACAGTAGAGATGCTTACGGAAGAAGGTCTCAGAGATGATGTCAAGATCATGTTCGGTGGAGCACCAGTTTCAGATGGCTGGATCGCAGAGATCGGAGCAGATGCAACAGCAGAAAATGCAGCAGATGCAGCTCGTGTAGCTCTTGAGATAATGAAATAA
- a CDS encoding monomethylamine:corrinoid methyltransferase, giving the protein MQNIYKYLKYAIGGEKRTEREHDIKVFKKSEELALKYGIEYDPRIFVPDDLEAADSVFEAGIELLHSVGIFCRSTQRVINIDEEDILKALNTTNPLEIGRLKEKVIVANRYPMASFPPVIIGGPMGGSISEENFLYVNLSSAQENVVQGIYSGAMKQFGGEYIQPKSPLEMLAVLKASRNERLASKIAGREGLALMGPSTSTLTTSSLLVSSDELYSSADPQEVYMDDLKVDYETLSKCIYHQEHGNHYISGQVPVFGGPCIGSPEGLAIIDVAETLQSKVLAHSSIHASGAVHAETGSSSAKEILWASNMSSLAISRNMNYYTARYYWNAAGICTDMMFYETAAQTIGDTVCGRNILLGPTGRLGSVPDHSSGLESRFMGEMAQMATHLTLSEANKLVAKIYAKYADRLKSPPQGKPFEKCYNIRSEYDMEPTEEYLALYRKISYDILGDFPGEPV; this is encoded by the coding sequence ATGCAAAATATCTACAAATACCTCAAATATGCAATTGGAGGAGAAAAAAGAACCGAAAGGGAGCATGACATAAAAGTTTTCAAAAAATCAGAAGAATTAGCTCTTAAATATGGGATAGAGTATGATCCTAGAATTTTTGTGCCTGATGATCTTGAAGCTGCAGATTCTGTATTTGAAGCCGGTATTGAACTTCTCCATTCTGTAGGGATATTCTGTAGAAGCACCCAGAGAGTTATTAATATTGACGAAGAAGATATTTTGAAGGCTTTGAATACCACAAACCCTCTTGAGATTGGAAGACTCAAAGAAAAAGTAATAGTAGCAAATCGTTACCCTATGGCTTCATTCCCACCTGTGATCATAGGCGGTCCGATGGGAGGAAGCATATCAGAGGAAAATTTCCTTTACGTTAACTTAAGCTCTGCACAGGAGAACGTTGTGCAAGGAATCTACAGCGGAGCCATGAAACAATTTGGGGGAGAATATATACAACCAAAAAGCCCGTTGGAGATGCTTGCAGTTCTGAAGGCATCCAGAAATGAGAGACTGGCTTCCAAAATAGCCGGGAGAGAAGGGCTTGCACTTATGGGTCCGAGCACCTCAACACTTACAACATCATCTTTGCTTGTATCATCAGATGAGCTTTATTCAAGTGCTGACCCCCAGGAAGTTTACATGGATGATCTGAAAGTGGACTATGAGACCCTGTCAAAATGCATTTATCATCAGGAACATGGTAATCACTATATATCAGGCCAGGTACCTGTTTTCGGAGGACCATGCATTGGTTCCCCTGAGGGACTTGCCATCATAGATGTGGCTGAAACTCTACAATCAAAAGTTCTGGCTCACTCCAGCATACACGCATCCGGTGCAGTACATGCTGAAACCGGCTCATCATCTGCCAAGGAGATACTGTGGGCATCAAATATGTCATCCCTTGCAATTTCCAGAAATATGAACTATTATACTGCAAGATACTACTGGAACGCTGCTGGTATCTGTACGGACATGATGTTCTATGAGACTGCTGCACAGACTATTGGCGACACTGTATGTGGCAGGAACATACTGCTTGGACCCACTGGCAGACTTGGAAGCGTCCCTGACCACTCATCCGGCCTCGAATCTCGATTCATGGGTGAGATGGCCCAAATGGCAACCCACCTGACCCTCTCTGAAGCTAATAAGCTCGTGGCAAAGATATATGCAAAATATGCTGATCGCCTCAAATCCCCACCACAAGGGAAACCCTTCGAGAAATGTTACAACATCCGTTCTGAATACGATATGGAACCTACCGAGGAGTATCTGGCACTTTACAGGAAGATATCTTACGATATATTGGGAGACTTCCCCGGGGAGCCAGTTTGA
- the mtbA gene encoding methylcobamide:CoM methyltransferase MtbA: MAEYTPKERLARALTGQSVDRMPAVSVTQTGTVDQMEACGAAWPEANYDAQKMATLAEAGHTVVGFEAVRVPFDITAEAEFFGCEIKDGTEVQQPSVIGHVVSSMEDIEKLKGYTLDNGRINVVCDAIKILADKYGDELPIMGSMIGPFSLAQHINGDEWFMAIMTKEEFGLALMEFTTEFSVAYAKKMVESGADTMVIIDPTASPQLIGNEFYEKFVVPFHKKVCDAMRELNVPTVLHVCGDTTQGLGVMETCGVDGISVDQNVDAATAVGNVKNAVIVGNLDPVNMLWNRTPEEIKEESQKVLDAGIGLLAPGCGIVSKTPTENLQAMVEMAKTHKY, from the coding sequence ATGGCAGAATATACACCAAAAGAAAGATTAGCACGTGCATTAACCGGTCAGTCAGTTGACAGGATGCCTGCAGTATCCGTAACTCAGACCGGAACTGTAGATCAGATGGAAGCCTGTGGCGCTGCCTGGCCTGAAGCAAACTATGACGCTCAAAAGATGGCAACACTTGCCGAAGCAGGTCACACCGTAGTAGGCTTTGAAGCTGTACGCGTGCCTTTCGATATCACCGCAGAAGCTGAGTTCTTTGGCTGTGAGATCAAAGATGGTACAGAGGTACAGCAGCCATCCGTGATTGGTCACGTTGTAAGTAGTATGGAAGACATCGAAAAGCTCAAAGGCTACACACTTGACAACGGCAGGATTAATGTCGTATGTGATGCTATCAAGATCCTTGCAGACAAATATGGAGACGAACTCCCTATTATGGGTAGTATGATCGGTCCTTTCTCCCTTGCTCAGCACATCAATGGTGACGAGTGGTTCATGGCTATTATGACAAAGGAAGAATTTGGTCTTGCGCTCATGGAATTCACAACTGAGTTCAGTGTTGCGTATGCAAAGAAGATGGTAGAGAGCGGTGCAGACACAATGGTCATCATTGACCCAACTGCAAGTCCACAGCTTATCGGTAACGAGTTCTACGAGAAGTTCGTGGTACCTTTCCACAAGAAGGTCTGTGATGCTATGCGTGAGCTTAATGTTCCAACAGTACTGCACGTATGTGGTGACACAACCCAGGGTCTTGGAGTCATGGAAACATGTGGTGTGGATGGTATAAGTGTTGACCAGAACGTAGATGCTGCAACAGCTGTCGGAAATGTGAAAAATGCTGTCATCGTTGGTAACCTCGATCCTGTTAACATGCTCTGGAACAGGACACCTGAGGAGATCAAGGAAGAGTCACAGAAGGTTCTGGATGCAGGAATTGGTCTGCTGGCACCTGGATGCGGTATTGTGAGCAAGACTCCAACCGAGAACCTCCAGGCAATGGTGGAGATGGCAAAGACCCACAAATATTGA